A window from Drosophila nasuta strain 15112-1781.00 chromosome 3, ASM2355853v1, whole genome shotgun sequence encodes these proteins:
- the LOC132788232 gene encoding uncharacterized protein LOC132788232 gives MANEACTLQMKHDIYEALWLEWQKEKHIYDPLKILDFYEQLNRQPNVSPALLKNIYVTFVIPSTQILSMPLHTDSRNASFPLANSLLQGLARSPSNYTEDILEILFDDVLSMESPLNVAQRLGNFNASITQLTMANLQLLNRIKGEFNSSAFPILLENLRQLSKQTKFNQEVEHTLRISALSYLSLETAQKVCLHNTNDYFYECSSSLKMCTRERNYQEAIFRVLRNANEETQFAFQSPYWDNRYLVIDSSISIQSKATNNVYSKSNIYWWRVVPVTGGVAIFDAATSGSMICGGDRAQWGDEQYTYTRHAKDLDAHLSECTWIIEDCSNK, from the coding sequence ATGGCAAACGAAGCATGCACTTTGCAAATGAAGCACGACATCTACGAGGCTTTGTGGCTAGAGTGGCAGAAGGAGAAACATATCTACGATCCCCTCAAAATACTCGATTTCTATGAGCAACTCAATCGTCAACCAAATGTTTCGCCAGCCTTACTTAAAAACATCTATGTGACGTTTGTCATCCCCAGCACGCAGATACTTTCGATGCCTCTCCACACCGACAGTCGGAATGCCAGTTTCCCGCTGGCCAACTCGCTGCTTCAGGGCTTAGCGCGAAGTCCAAGCAATTATACGGAGGACATACTCGAGATTCTGTTTGACGATGTGCTCTCTATGGAATCCCCACTTAATGTGGCTCAACGTCTGGGCAATTTCAACGCTAGCATCACCCAATTGACTATGGCAAACTTGCAGTTGCTGAACCGCATCAAAGGCGAATTCAATTCGAGTGCGTTCCCGATCTTGTTGGAGAATCTTCGTCAGCTGtcgaagcaaacaaaatttaaccAGGAAGTGGAGCACACTCTGCGTATTTCGGCTCTCAGCTACCTATCTCTTGAGACCGCCCAAAAGGTGTGCTTGCACAATACGAACGATTACTTTTACGAATGCTCTTCCTCCTTAAAAATGTGCACTCGTGAACGAAACTATCAAGAGGCGATTTTTAGGGTGCTGCGTAATGCCAACGAAGAAACTCAGTTTGCCTTCCAAAGCCCGTACTGGGATAATCGCTATTTAGTAATAGATTCGTCCATCAGCATTCAATCAAAAGCGACCAATAACGTGTACAGTAAAAGCAACATCTACTGGTGGCGTGTGGTGCCGGTTACAGGTGGAGTGGCAATCTTCGATGCTGCCACATCCGGTTCGATGATCTGTGGCGGCGATCGAGCGCAATGGGGCGATGAACAGTATACATACACACGCCATGCAAAAGATTTAGATGCGCATCTTAGCGAATGCACTTGGATCATCGAGGATTgcagcaataaataa
- the LOC132788230 gene encoding uncharacterized protein LOC132788230 translates to MSSIIRAIVYGEWERVEFVLQLANETYELESQHAIYESLWQELQYTKQIYDPFKILAFYEQLEHQPNVPPVLLFRVYQSFISRMVQLLSAPFHTDNHSANFPLITTLMHELSKRPSSYVHDIFDELFDTVLAYQSPLSVAQHLGSFNASLTQLTMANVQFLNRTEVQFNSSAHKTVQDNLRKLMKHPTYEMEVEQLLREQAYVQLPSSDRVLNTAEKVCLRSASSSNIYLYNCPNSSSMCTMERDSQQMLFKVQRDVEDSSNIAFQIPMTTNRYLIMASHLHATDNGVVKNVYGLNGIYWWHVMSVQDGVAIYDAATDGSVICGGDPAQWEGNEHYAYTRHAGNFDAHRKECTWIIEDCSDK, encoded by the coding sequence ATGAGCTCTATTATACGTGCCATAGTCTATGGTGAATGGGAGCGTGTCGAATTTGTGCTGCAGTTGGCGAATGAGACATACGAATTGGAATCACAACACGCTATCTACGAGTCGCTGTGGCAGGAACTGCAGTACACGAAACAGATCTATGATCCCTTCAAGATACTGGCTTTCTATGAGCAGCTTGAGCATCAGCCGAATGTCCCACCAGTTTTGCTGTTCAGGGTCTATCAGTCGTTCATCTCACGCATGGTTCAACTACTCTCGGCGCCCTTCCACACCGACAACCACAGTGCAAATTTCCCGCTTATCACTACGCTAATGCATGAACTGAGCAAGAGGCCATCGAGTTATGTGCACGACATATTTGATGAGCTATTTGACACTGTGCTCGCTTATCAATCCCCGCTGAGTGTGGCGCAGCATTTGGGAAGTTTCAACGCGAGCCTAACCCAATTAACCATGGCCAATGTGCAATTTCTGAATCGTACCGAAGTCCAGTTCAATTCGAGTGCGCACAAAACTGTGCAGGATAATCTTCGCAAGCTGATGAAACATCCAACATATGAAATGGAAGTGGAGCAGTTGCTGCGTGAACAGGCATACGTCCAACTGCCTTCTAGTGATCGTGTGCTCAACACCGCCGAGAAGGTTTGTCTGCGCAgtgcgagcagcagcaacatttacCTCTACAATTGCCCCAATTCATCTTCGATGTGCACCATGGAACGAGACTCTCAGCAGATGCTCTTCAAGGTTCAACGTGACGTCGAAGACAGTTCGAACATTGCATTTCAAATCCCGATGACGACCAATCGATATCTAATAATGGCATCTCATCTCCACGCAACCGACAATGGTGTCGTCAAGAACGTGTACGGTTTAAATGGCATTTACTGGTGGCATGTGATGTCGGTGCAAGACGGCGTGGCAATCTACGATGCTGCCACAGACGGCTCGGTGATCTGTGGCGGCGATCCAGCGCAGTGGGAGGGCAATGAACATTATGCATACACGCGCCATGCAGGAAACTTTGATGCCCATCGCAAGGAATGCACTTGGATCATTGAGGACTGCAGTGATAAATAA
- the LOC132788233 gene encoding uncharacterized protein LOC132788233, protein MSLIVTLLLFIGLSSRGGDALSIGGGSSTLLARLGDSGPPQIEIPSDSPTNSSLRMTSIIRAVFNGEWERVEFVLQLANETYELESQHAIYESLWQELQYTKQIYDPFKILAFYEQLEHQPNVPPVLLFRVYQSFISRMVQLLSAPFHTDNHSANFPLITTLMHELSKRPSSYVHDIFDELFDTVLAYQSPLSVAQHLGSFNASLTQLTMANVQFLNRTEVQFNSSAHKTVQDNLRKLMKHPTYEMEVEQSLREQAYVQLPSSDRVLNTAEKVCLRSANSSNIYLYNCPNSSSMCTMERDSQQMLFKVQRDAKDSSNIAFQNPKSSNQYLIMASHLHATDNGVVKNVYSLDGIYWWHVMSVQGGVAIYDAATDGSVICGGDPAQWEGNEHYAYTRNAGNFDAHRKECTWIIEDCSDK, encoded by the coding sequence ATGTCTTTAATAGTCACTCTACTGTTGTTTATTGGATTGTCGTCAAGAGGTGGAGACGCTTTGTCGATCGGAGGAGGGAGTAGCACTCTGCTTGCCCGACTAGGAGACTCCGGTCCACCGCAGATCGAAATTCCCTCAGACTCCCCAACTAACAGTTCCCTACGCATGACTTCGATTATACGTGCCGTATTCAATGGTGAATGGGAGCGTGTCGAATTTGTGCTGCAGTTGGCGAATGAGACATACGAATTGGAATCGCAACACGCTATCTACGAGTCGCTGTGGCAGGAACTGCAGTACACGAAACAGATCTATGATCCCTTCAAGATACTGGCTTTCTATGAGCAGCTTGAGCATCAGCCGAATGTCCCACCAGTTTTGCTGTTCAGGGTCTATCAGTCGTTCATCTCACGCATGGTTCAACTACTCTCGGCGCCCTTCCACACCGACAACCACAGTGCAAATTTCCCGCTTATCACTACGCTAATGCATGAACTGAGCAAGAGGCCATCGAGTTATGTGCACGACATATTTGATGAGCTATTTGACACTGTGCTCGCTTATCAATCCCCGCTGAGTGTGGCGCAGCATTTGGGAAGTTTCAACGCGAGCCTAACCCAATTAACCATGGCCAATGTGCAATTTCTGAATCGTACCGAAGTCCAGTTCAATTCGAGTGCGCACAAAACTGTGCAGGATAATCTTCGCAAGCTGATGAAACATCCAACATATGAAATGGAAGTGGAGCAGTCGCTGCGTGAACAGGCATACGTCCAATTGCCTTCTAGTGATCGTGTGCTCAACACCGCCGAGAAGGTTTGTCTGCGCAGtgcgaacagcagcaacatttacCTCTACAATTGCCCCAATTCATCTTCGATGTGCACCATGGAACGAGACTCTCAGCAGATGCTCTTCAAGGTTCAACGAGACGCCAAAGATAGTTCAAACATTGCATTTCAAAACCCAAAGTCGAGCAATCAATATCTAATAATGGCATCTCATCTCCACGCAACCGACAATGGTGTCGTCAAGAACGTGTACAGTTTAGATGGCATTTACTGGTGGCATGTGATGTCGGTGCAAGGCGGAGTGGCAATCTACGATGCTGCCACAGACGGCTCGGTGATCTGTGGCGGCGATCCAGCGCAGTGGGAGGGCAATGAACATTATGCATACACGCGCAATGCAGGAAACTTTGATGCCCATCGCAAGGAATGCACTTGGATCATCGAAGACTGTAGCGATAAATAA